ATCCTTCTTCTTCAGCTATTTTTTGCCCTTCAGCACTAAGTATAAAATCGATAAAATCTTTAGCTAATGGATTTAAATCGTCTTTGTATGCTAAATTAAATGGTCTTGCAAGCTTGTAGGAATCGTCTAATATGTTTTCAGGTGTAGCTTCTACTCCATCTATCTTTACAGCTTTTACCGTATCGTTTAATGAACCTAAAGATATATAGCCTATGCTATACTTATCTCCAGCTACTGCAGTCATAACTGCATTTGTGCTATTTTGGACAATTGCTTCAGCATAGGTTTTATCTACTTCATTGCCATCAGCATCTTTTTCTAGTATTCCAACTATTTCAACAAAAGCTCCTCTAGTTCCAGAACCTTCTTCTCTAGTTACTACATTTATAGTTTTATTAGTATCAAAATCTTCTGTTTCCTCATTTGTATTTTTTGGGGACGAATTAGCAGGTGTATTATTATCATTATTATCTGTACAACCGACTAATAAAGACATTATAATAATAGTAATTAAAAGTAAATTTAAAACTTTTTTCATAAAATATTACCTACCTTTCTCATAATTTTTATTTTTATCTTTATCTTCCATTTATAAGCTTAACAACTACATGTAAAATCTGTTATATATGAATGTAAAATGTATGTAAAAATATCTTTAATTATGAATATTAAATATGTTTTTTACTATTGCATCAATATCATATAAATGGTATAATCTTATAAGTATATCCTTGCTCTATATTATGTATAGAGCCGTTAGTCCAGAAGGAGGTGAGTACGATGAGAAAGTATGAGGCAGTTTTTATTTTTATGCCAAATATAGAAGAAGAGAAAAGAAATCAATTATTGGATAGATTAAAAGGTGTTATAGAATCCAATGGTACTATTACAAATATTGATGAATGGGGAACTAGAAAATTAGCCTATGAAATCAATGATCAAACCGAAGGATATTATGTAATAATTAATTTTGAAACCACCCCAGAAACAGTAAAAGAACTAGACAGAATTGCAAAAATTTCTGACAGTATAATGAGGCATATGATAGTTAGGGAAGACGA
This portion of the Keratinibaculum paraultunense genome encodes:
- a CDS encoding substrate-binding domain-containing protein, with the translated sequence MKKVLNLLLITIIIMSLLVGCTDNNDNNTPANSSPKNTNEETEDFDTNKTINVVTREEGSGTRGAFVEIVGILEKDADGNEVDKTYAEAIVQNSTNAVMTAVAGDKYSIGYISLGSLNDTVKAVKIDGVEATPENILDDSYKLARPFNLAYKDDLNPLAKDFIDFILSAEGQKIAEEEGYVPINTNPPSYENVDEQKGSILVAGSTSVAPLMEKLVEAYQELNPEVSIDIQATGSSAGMQSAMEGTADIGMASRELKDSELAELTSVSIAVDGIAVIVNKENPLEDLSIDELKSIYIGEITKWNEVIK
- the rpsF gene encoding 30S ribosomal protein S6; the protein is MRKYEAVFIFMPNIEEEKRNQLLDRLKGVIESNGTITNIDEWGTRKLAYEINDQTEGYYVIINFETTPETVKELDRIAKISDSIMRHMIVREDD